A window of Oryza glaberrima chromosome 2, OglaRS2, whole genome shotgun sequence genomic DNA:
GCCGCACGCCACGGACGCCACCGCGCCGCGTAGACGGTTGGGAAAACCACGGCGAGATCACCATGCCCCGCCCGCGGTGGGTTGGCACTTCGGCACGGCGGTCTCTCGGAACGGGAGTGAGTGGCAGGGAcgtgcgcggcgcggcgcgggacgTGGCCGCGAGCGGTGGCAGCCGGAACGGGGAATACGGGGTGTGTGTCTGGGTGATGCTGTCGCGCGGTCGCGGGCGCGACATCATGATGGATCGCTGGCGACTTCGGCTGCCGggggccgccaccgccacctcccgcgTCTGCGTCTCCACCGGTTTCGGGCCCCGGCGCGGCATCATTGGGCAACTCTGCATCTCGGGGGAGAGCGGGGTGACGGCTACCCAAGGAAGGAGCCAAATAGATATGGGACTCCACGTGCTGCAAAAACCACCATGATTGACTGCCATACTACTATTCCAAAGTTCATAGTATTTCCATGCCAAAACAGTGGAACACTCCGCATACATATTTGACAGTTGCCTCCGCGTGAGAGATCAGAGAGTTAagcataaagaaagaaaaagatagaGTTAAGCACAGATCTTAAAATCAAATGGATAAAAGTACGTAATTTTGAGGCACACAACTTATACGGATAGATATGTTGTGAAAACCTAAAACTATTGTAGGAAAAAGAAATGAACGTTTAACATTTGTGCGTGTCATCGTGAGTTTATTTTTACTTATAATGATATGGATAAATTTGAGACGTCTATTTTTATATCCTATAATAATACCTAGGTTTTCAATATGGTTTCTACTGCATATTTTAGCTTATGCTCATACAAAGTTTCATTGAAGTGTACGAATCAGTCATGGCTGTGAGGCCCGTGACACGAGTGAAAGGCCCGTGAGGCCGTGAAGCCACGCGCGAGCCGAAGTGGGCAGCCCACGTAGGGAGGAGGCCCAAGGCTCAAGCCCGCGCCAACGTTGCGGCCGAGCGGGCGAGCGGGCGAGCCGCgagcgccgccgaggccgagccGAGTGAGACCACGCCGCCCCgtcccccctcccaccccctctctcctctcctctccaaccACGCCGCGATTCCCCCATTTTTACCTCACTACCTCCGCCCCCGAAAATCCCAACAATTTTTTGATccttcgccgccggcaagcGCCGCGGAGGGTTCCCCCCAGGTAAGCCACGCGCTGTCGCCTCCGCTCGATCGCCCCGCCTCCtgcccccgccgctcgccgcgggcGTCGCTCCGGCTCAGATCGACCAGATCTCGATCCCGTTTCTAGGGGGTTTGGCTCACGTTACTGTTCGTGCAgggagtggagaggagaggagcgggcTGGTTGGTGTTGGGAAGGGAGGGATGGGGTTGGAGGAGGACACGCCGGTGACGAAGACGGTGAAGGCCGCGGCGACGGGGCTGGCCGCGGGGACCATCTGGGGCACGGTCGTCGCGACATGGCACGACGTGCCCCGGGTCGAGCGCCACGTCGCGCTCCCGGGGCTCATCCGGACGCTCAAGATGTGCGGCAGCTACGGGGCCAcgttcgccgccgtcgggggCCTCTACATCGGCGTCGAGCAGCTCGTGCTGAGCCAGCGCAAGAAGAACGACTACGTCAACGGGGCCGTCGgcgccttcgtcgccggcgccaccatATTCGGCTACAGAGGTTAGCTGATGCTGCTCGCCCTGTTCAACACATTCACGTTTGCATTCATTCACACTTGCTAGTGTCTGTGTTCTGTGTGTTTTCAGGCGGATTAAACCCTAACTGGTAGCTAGATTATTTACATTATGGACTTTTCTACTTAGATTGAAATTGGATGATTCAATAATATTTACTTCGTGTTCCATAGATCATCAACACTATTACCTTAAGATATAGGAACCCTTTTACCTTGGTCATGTTAACTTATTGAAAAATATCGTCGCGCTGGTTCCTGTATCACTAAGGTCTACACGTAAGCGCAAAACTTTTAGGATTAAACACAGTTTATATGCACAATAGTTCCATGATAATCATTTCCATCTAGGATTGAACACGTTCGTTCAAAAATGTTGACTGCTTGAGTTAGCTGCTATACTAGGCTGACCATTTTTTGGTGGGTGTGGTAGAGATATAGGTTGCTAGTCACATGCTTATGCACAGAAAATATGTGGACAAACATGTGACTAACCTAGGTTGTATTGATCAAGGAACCACCATTAGATACCTGGAGCATTTTGGATTGGTTCATCCTAAATTTGGATGATGGCATAGTTTGTGCTCCTATATCAATTGGCTTCTGGTGACTACACAGTAAGAGTTATTGTGTGGACAGATACGGGTCAAACATATATTAGAAATATTTGACACTATTTTTGCTCCCTTTTTTTAAACATAAGATGGATTCTAAACAGGCTATGCTTTCAGGAGCATGAGCTAATCCTCACCATAAAAGTACTTTTGTTTGCCTGATAATCTTGCATTGAGGTTGCTATGAGGTTAATAAGATATTTATCTTATGCAATAATTTCTTCTAGATGATGCTAGACTAGATCTAACAGCCAGTTAGGCTTATGGAACTCATTAGCATCACGAGATAACTGTTATGAAACAAGTTAGAGACAACTTTGAATAATGGCATATGTTTACCattcaacccaaaaaaaaaagcattttctTGTGGTAAAGTAGACAAAGCTGTGGTGTCATGGGCTTCAGAATGATATTATGATGTCATTGGCTAGTATCAGCTGACAATGTGCTTTAGAATGATATTATGATGTCATTGGCTTGATCATTTTCTATTCGGATGCTCTATTGGTTGTATTTTTATTGCAAACAAAGAACCTAAGTAGGACTAATCCAGATTTTACAAACACTTGATGCccaatgaaaatttttataggGGATTCTTAACAGGTGCCCCATGATATTTTTCTGCTGTGCGTAGTATGTTCTTGCTTTGTACCTGAACAGTTGTTCCATGTGTATCAGTTTTACTAAAGGGGTAGTACTCAGACATCTCACGAACTGTTAACTTTGTTTTTACCTCTGCATATCAATCAATGGTTATCTACGAAGCCAGCATGTAATGATCGTATTTGTAATAGTCTTGTCTTTATTTCACCAATCAATTAGTAATTTTATAGTTCAGTATATTGGCTAGAAAGACTCATGTCTGTTAATCTGGAAATGCCCAATTGGCAGGAAGGAGCATCCCTTCTGCGCTCATAGCTGGTTCTTGCCTGGCTTTTACATCTGCTGCGCTGGACGTTGGCGGCAACACTACCAGAGTGGACAATGGCAAAGAGTACTATCCCTACACAGTCGAGAATAAGCCCGCTCATTGACTGAAGTTCTGTACGTGTAGCCCAAGTCCTGCAAAACCGTCAGCTCGGTGAATTTTGAAGCTGATGCTTACTTTCATGTCTGTTTTGTTGATGTACTAGCTCCTTTGCAAATCCTTGGCATTGTTGTGCTCGAGAGAGACCTATACAACAGTCTCggaataaatatttttgcttGCTTTATCGTGATCATCGATCACAATAAACGCCTTCACGATGCTTGAAACATCTGGTTTTGCTTGCTTTCTCATGATCATAAATCACAATAATTATTTCCCTAGCCTCGAACATCATGTGATACTGAAATTTTCATACTGGGATACTGGTCCTCCCGTTTGAAATCAGAAAATCTAGAGTGCGGTGCAGTTTGGGCCACCTTTTAGTTTCACATTGGACCACCCTTAATTCAATCTTTTCACTTTAGACTAGCTAACTTTAGTTTGTTACACTTTGAACCATGCCGACTCTTTTCTCTAGACATGTCTATCCTAGGTGGAGGATTTCATTAGTGTGCCACAGTCAACATCCTGGAGGTCGTTGATGTGTTAAAGTGGAGGTTTGGGGGTGATCTAAAGTGAAATAAAAGTAAACTTagctagtccaaagtgaaaagattgagGGCCAGTTTGGTTTGTGACCAATGTtggccttaccaaaatttgacatgaCAGGTAAGGCCAAcatgtgtttggattgaagccaaattaACTAATTTggctattgaaatggcctatgttatataggcatgccaaaatttggcttcaatccaaacatacACAATTATTGTTGAGGTTGTCAAAAAATTGGcaagcctaatttaggcctcaaaccaaactgGCCCTGAACTAGCTCGTTTGTGAAGCTTCTCATAGCTacagcttctcccagaatcaaAAGCTTCTCAAATAGTTCGGTTTTTCGTCTAGATTTTGATAAGCTATAGTTgcataatttaaaaaataaactagaagctagAAACTAGAAAACCTAGTTTtttagattctcagaagctagctacttcctccgtttcacaatgtaagtcattctagcatttttcatattcatattgatgttaatgaatctagatagatatatatgtctagattcattaacatcaatatgaatatgagaaatgctagaatgacttacattatgaaacagagggaatacCAACTAGTTGCTTTTTGTAATCCTAAGCTATCCAAACATGCCTTAGAaatggtccaaagtgaaaaaaaaaaaagagggcccaaagtgaaatttacccGAAAATCTTAAGAAAGTGGGACATATAGACAGGATAAATTATGCAACGAAGTGATACGTTCTTCTTCCCCGTGTTGCTCGCAGGCATACCTCCACTATAGCGATCTCTTCATGCACACGTCTCCGTCGCCTTCCCACGCATCATCACCGTGCCCTATGCTGCCTGCCCGACGGTTTGCCTCAAAGACTTCCCGTGTAACCATGCTCTATCCAGGTCGGCCCCATCGAGCCACATTATTCTGTTCGAGTGTTCGTGGAAGCGACAGTAGTTTCTTCCTTGGCTGTGATGACCATGGTGAACTCGAGGGAGGAAAGGCGCGTGGTGGTGCACCCTGCTCGACAGGTGACAAGGCGCTCTGCATGCATATTGGGTGACTTGAGCTTTGTGCCAGGCCACTCCATGAGATCATTTCTCTCTGCATGTACTACGGCGTTCGCCTCTAGCGATGCTAGGTATCAGGCCATAATACATAGGTAGCACGTTTGTTTTCTAGAGTACCATGTCTGATACTTAAATATCAAATCTGGTACCACTCAAATACCACATGTAAGACCAAATCAGATATGTTGACATCATTATAATATCAACCATCTCGTTCCACCCTTTTAAGGTATGGGAAGTCCCTCAACAGTCAACATCTATTCTTTGAAGATGGCAAAATTTGTTATGGACACCCAAAAATAATGAAAGTTCGAgccattaatttggttttgatgattaatgacaaatctaattatgtgagactaatgtttttataagcatttctttgcCCAGTCTCATGTGGATATGAAAGTGGAGTGTGTGAGAGGTGATTCCCGGACTTCATATGAGTTGAGATAGAATCATTCATTGATGGTGGACCtaaatcacaaggatgaaatgcatggagatcaagctatgtgtatcactctttctctccatatacatattgatatgttcatatataatatttccacgtgattgacatatgcatgtgagactaatgttttgtttgagtctTTTCTCTTGTTTAGTCTCTTTATATTGAGAACATGAAGATGATGAAGGTATACCTTTATTTTAATGCCTATATTTGACAAATGCTTTCTATTCTTATATAGGATTAGCTCCTAATGTTTCATTCTTTTTATGCATACTCTTGATTGACACAAAcattttgtatgcatacatcttgggggagcaaatcctatactttagttatgcatgtaattGATCCAAGTTATTAAATTTCATTTAATTGAGATCTTTACATGTGAGCATATGTTTGAgatatgacacttgtggtgttgattgatactcatcatttatttatatccttttatacatgcgatcggttggtcaacatgtggatgttgacaaccggatcattgggactaataattttattgagttgaatgaaagaaataggtcCCAAGGATTACAAAGGTGTTGATGCTCAAGTGATATCATTACACCTAACGATACCAAGAATGACAaagtgaagatattgaagatgtggGATACGAAGTGGCTACTATGGCAAGACGATGAAGGGTAAGCGATGCTCGGTCGCGATGGACCATGCagcggtgaagggcaagcaaggggcttggggtcgaagaaccaaatccggtggtgaagggcgagtgacggCTTTGTCACGATGGACCATTTGAAGTAACCACATTAAttatttgaagaatatatggtgaaacggtaTGGCATTGGCGTCCCTAAagacaatgaaagaaagatgGAAAGAAGGCATTCCTATTGGTATAATTCTCTtcctatttacatttgagtttaggaatgccgtactattaagagggatgcaatGTCAATGTGTTTGTGTATGTTTCGGTGCTCAAAGTGACCCAAGCTTAAGAGAAACCCAAGCTTTAACCTATCTTTTGACTGGCTTTAGGCCTTGTTTTTGGTCGAGTTGGGTCGTCCTCTGagtgagctttccatagagtccaagatcatAAAAAACGGACTCCCGAGCGAAAAGTTATAGTCGTTTTACTCTGTGCTTTTCGGAAGTTCTGAAAATTATCGGAAGTTCCAAAAATGGTTGCAAAACTGAGTTTAGCTTATGTAAATTTTCATAAGTTTCGAAAATTCCAGTCTTTTGCGAGgggctcgggtatataaactcctccacccctcctaTGAGTGGCTGCTGTTCTTGGGCAATATTAGATACATCCAAACCCAAATAGCCATCCCCATTTCccatcctttgtggtgcctttttgtgagggggatttgagaagggaagagagttggattgagagattgagaagttgagagctagtgagcttcactccatactttgagcactcgagttcatagcaagcaaatcttcgattgtgtttgttactcttggggactaaggtctcctagacggctaggcgtcgccggtgagcaatcaaggttgtggtgtgccatggaaagtttgtgaaggctttGCTTTCGCCTCCGCAAGAGAAGAAAATCAAGAGTGAAACCAatgagtgcatttgtgcaacctcgtgaGGAAAGGGTTGAAATAGACCCGGCCCTTGTGGCCCCTCAACAGAGACGTAGGATCcgtggatccaaacttcaggaAACAAATCAACGTGTCTCCTCTCTTGGTTTGCTCGTTCTTGCCATCTCtcatattgtgcttgagcttgtttttGCCTGACTAacttgcatgcttaattaatatagttggTGACCTTATATCTTGCTTAGATATCTTATTTGTCATcttttgattcatatacattttgtttatTCGTGCTACAAGTCCATAGCTAGTGTTTTATTCCGTTATCCGCTGAACCTTTCGGTTGAGATCGGAACTTTCAATCCCATACCAGAAGTTCCGATTTGAACCGAAAGTTCTCATCTATCTAATATGCTATGAAGTTGTGGTAATTTTTTAGGAACGCCTATTCaacccctccccccaccccctctaggcgacatcaaggtcctttcaaATCATGATCATTGATGATGCGTTTAGTTGGAGGGATATGATGGGTTGGATTATAAAGAACTCGTTTTTCATAGTGTTTGGCTTGGAACAAGTGGAATGATCCGTTAAAGGAATTCCCTCTAGATCTGGTTAGCTCCATCCCTCAAAAGTGGATCAATCTAATCCACTTCCtcttgacatgtgggccacatcctctgaaactaaaaaaaaaaaggatcattaTCACATAAATGAAACCATcccatcctaaaaaaaaaaactaggatgGACCTAACACATCCCACTTGATCCCCAAACCGAACACATGCtaacaaaatatgatttttgttaCATGGCACTCAAA
This region includes:
- the LOC127764802 gene encoding outer envelope pore protein 16-3, chloroplastic/mitochondrial-like produces the protein MGLEEDTPVTKTVKAAATGLAAGTIWGTVVATWHDVPRVERHVALPGLIRTLKMCGSYGATFAAVGGLYIGVEQLVLSQRKKNDYVNGAVGAFVAGATIFGYRGRSIPSALIAGSCLAFTSAALDVGGNTTRVDNGKEYYPYTVENKPAH